The genome window CCAACAAGTACATCGCCGACACCAAGCCGTGGGAGCTCGCCCGCGAGGAGGCCACGGCCGCGCGGCTCGACACCGTGCTCAACACGCTCGTCGAGGCGTTGCGCTGCGCGTCGGTGCTGCTCGAGCCCGTCATCCCGGAGCGCGCGGTGGAGCTGCGCCGCCAGCTGGGGTTGACGGACGACCACCACGACCTGGCGTCGGCCGCTCGCTGGGGTGAGGTGCCCGCGGGCACGCTAACGCAGCCGGGCGACCCGCTCTTCCCGCGCATCGACCTGGCCGGCCTGGCGGAGCAACTGGGAGGCGGTGCGGCGGCTGCCCCAGCCGCGCTGGAACACAAGGACGAGATCGAGTACGGCGACTTCGGCAAGCTCGAGCTGCGCGTGGTCACGGTCGAGAAGGCGGAGCAGCACCCCAACGCCGACAAGCTCCTCGTGCTGACGGTGCGGATGGGCGCCGAGACGCGCACCATCGTGAGCGGCATCAAGGCGCACTACGACCCCGCCGCGCTGGTGGGCAAGAAGCTCGTGGCGGTGGCCAACCTCAAGCCCGTCAAGCTGCGCGGCATCGTCAGCCAGGGCATGATCCTCTCGGGCGAGGGTCCGGACGGCACGCTCGGTCTCGTCACGCTCGAGCGCGACCTGCCGGACGGCAGCGAGGTGCGTTGAGTCGACGCTGCGCACTCGCCGTCAGGCGCGGAGCGCTTCGACCACCTCTGGCGCGACCCAGGCGCGCCCCCTTCTGACCGAGTCGTCGAGCGGCTCGATGATCCCGGCCGCCTCGAGCGCTCGCGCCGCGGCGTAGATGGTCGGCCGGGTCGTGCCAAGGCGCTCGGCAGTCTCGCGGGCTTTGAACAGCGGCCGGTCGAGCACGAGCTGGAGGAGCCGGCGGACGGTCGATCCTCGTTCAGCGTGTTCGATGCGCGCCTCGAGCCTGTCGGCGAGCGCGTCCATGGTGCCCTGCACGTTCCGGGCGTGCTCGACGGCTCGCGCCGCGGCCTCCACGAACAGTGCGACCGCGGGGCCGGCACGACCGGCCCGGTACTCCGCCACCGCGCCCGGCATCTCGGCGCGAACGCCGAGGAGCGCCGCGGATAGCGGCAGCACCGCGTGCCTGGTCAGACCCCTCGCGCGGAGGTGTGCATGCACCACGAGCCTGGCCACGCGACCGTTGCCGTCGGCGAACGGTCGGACGGTCAGGAACTGGGCGTGGAGCAGGGCGCTATGCAGCAGGGCCGGCACATCCTGACGCGAGGCGAAGGCCACGAGGTCGTGGATAGCAGCGGCGACGCGCTCCGGCGGGGTCGGGAAGTAGGCCGCCTGGGCGTCCTGCCACACCGGGTCGTCGACCCAATGCTGCTCGCTGCGCCACCCCGGCCTGCCCCCGAACTGAGCCAGTCCGTGCAACTCGAGGACGCCGGCGGCGGTCAGTGAGCCACCGGCAGCGGCGAGCTCGAGCGCCCGTTCGGCGGCCCGTTCTATCCTGGCGACGACCTGACCGCCGGCCGA of Trueperaceae bacterium contains these proteins:
- a CDS encoding Fic family protein → MGPEKTLDLPWPAANREELPWSGGEPTSQSRLPVPDGAVLHGKYWATVAAQIAAAPTPRLGAATARLERVANEIVRFDEATAARRRPWLGALHQVEARSSARLALVISEPLHYWEAKVRNKGSAGGQVVARIERAAERALELAAAGGSLTAAGVLELHGLAQFGGRPGWRSEQHWVDDPVWQDAQAAYFPTPPERVAAAIHDLVAFASRQDVPALLHSALLHAQFLTVRPFADGNGRVARLVVHAHLRARGLTRHAVLPLSAALLGVRAEMPGAVAEYRAGRAGPAVALFVEAAARAVEHARNVQGTMDALADRLEARIEHAERGSTVRRLLQLVLDRPLFKARETAERLGTTRPTIYAAARALEAAGIIEPLDDSVRRGRAWVAPEVVEALRA
- the metG gene encoding methionine--tRNA ligase subunit beta, which gives rise to NKYIADTKPWELAREEATAARLDTVLNTLVEALRCASVLLEPVIPERAVELRRQLGLTDDHHDLASAARWGEVPAGTLTQPGDPLFPRIDLAGLAEQLGGGAAAAPAALEHKDEIEYGDFGKLELRVVTVEKAEQHPNADKLLVLTVRMGAETRTIVSGIKAHYDPAALVGKKLVAVANLKPVKLRGIVSQGMILSGEGPDGTLGLVTLERDLPDGSEVR